A window of the Glaciimonas sp. CA11.2 genome harbors these coding sequences:
- a CDS encoding malonate decarboxylase holo-ACP synthase: MPNQITHNGSKTTPRPHDLLWITGVEGLATDQLLPTWATAEWLAVAPVVIRRETVTDCAWLPVGLRGTTRSERFKALLSVDAIKRCVQPEFLVQTEAWNIHSQCGAFPAVKTLASMASSLTNIGLHWGPTGSVGFALATGLPVLRDESDLDIVLHAPSPISPEKMSLLQDLLDSQMCRIDLQIDTGSGGFAFAEWAAGRKTILLKTGNGPVLTADPWSESHQLDTHRLP; the protein is encoded by the coding sequence ATGCCAAACCAAATTACTCACAATGGAAGCAAGACCACACCGCGACCGCATGATCTGTTATGGATCACCGGGGTGGAAGGACTCGCGACGGATCAGTTGTTACCAACCTGGGCAACCGCCGAGTGGTTGGCTGTTGCGCCGGTGGTGATACGCCGCGAAACTGTTACTGATTGCGCATGGCTGCCGGTGGGTTTGCGTGGCACAACACGGAGCGAACGCTTTAAGGCGCTGCTATCGGTAGATGCGATAAAACGTTGCGTGCAGCCCGAGTTTTTGGTGCAGACCGAAGCGTGGAATATTCACTCGCAATGTGGCGCGTTTCCCGCAGTGAAGACATTGGCCAGTATGGCATCTTCTCTGACCAATATAGGTTTGCATTGGGGGCCGACCGGCAGCGTAGGTTTTGCGCTGGCAACGGGATTGCCGGTATTGCGGGATGAAAGCGATCTGGATATTGTTTTGCATGCACCGTCACCGATATCTCCCGAAAAAATGTCCTTATTGCAAGACCTACTTGATTCGCAAATGTGCCGTATTGATTTGCAAATCGATACCGGTTCGGGCGGCTTCGCTTTTGCTGAATGGGCGGCTGGTCGCAAGACCATTTTGCTGAAAACCGGTAACGGTCCTGTTCTGACCGCTGATCCGTGGTCAGAAAGTCATCAACTCGATACTCACCGCCTGCCATGA